One segment of Manihot esculenta cultivar AM560-2 chromosome 4, M.esculenta_v8, whole genome shotgun sequence DNA contains the following:
- the LOC110616176 gene encoding probable flavin-containing monooxygenase 1, with the protein MEKQIAIIGAGLSGLLACRYTFSKGFHPIVFEATSSIGGVWTKTVETTKLQTPKPFYQFSDFPWPDSVTDDFPNQHQVLDYIESYAQRFDLLKHIEFNTKVVGINYEGPSQEEMESWSLWGGTGEPFSSRGKWKVQVQDTQTLSTEEYLVDFVILCIGRFSDVPNVPEFSPGKGPEAFHGEVIHAVDYFNMDYQSARKFLKGKRVTVVGFQKSALDIASECAEANGVEHPCRVLYRTEHWTVPDYLPWGVSLAYFYLNRFAELLVHKPGEGFLLSLLPTILSPLRWAFAKFMETHCKNKLPLAKFGMVPKHSFLQEINSCTLSTVPDKFYDKVEEGSILLKKAPSFSFCKEGIKVDGEDQLLETDLVILATGFRGDEKLRDIFLSKFFQECIVGSPTSAIPLYRECIHPQIPQLAVLGFSESISNLFTSEMRSRWVAELLDGTFKMPSIKEMEEDVKKWDQYKKRYSRSYYRRSCIGALHIWYNDQLCKDMGWNPKRKKGFFAELFEPYGPMDYVSPS; encoded by the exons ATGGAAAAACAGATAGCAATCATAGGAGCTGGTCTCAGTGGCCTTCTTGCTTGCAGATACACATTCTCAAAAGGTTTCCATCCCATAGTTTTCGAAGCAACAAGCAGCATAGGAGGCGTATGGACTAAAACTGTAGAGACTACAAAGCTCCAAACTCCTAAACCATTCTACCAGTTCTCAGATTTTCCATGGCCAGATTCTGTCACAGATGATTTCCCAAACCAGCATCAAGTCTTAGATTATATTGAATCTTATGCGCAGCGTTTTGACTTGCTTAAGCACATCGAGTTCAATACTAAAGTTGTTGGAATCAACTATGAAGGGCCTTCTCAGGAAGAGATGGAGTCATGGAGTCTTTGGGGTGGCACCGGCGAGCCCTTCAGCTCCAGAGGCAAATGGAAAGTACAAGTCCAAGACACTCAAACCCTTTCAACTGAG GAATATCTTGTGGATTTTGTGATCCTTTGCATAGGGAGGTTCAGCGATGTTCCTAACGTTCCGGAATTTTCTCCCGGAAAAGGCCCTGAGGCATTTCATGGGGAGGTGATACACGCCGTGGACTACTTCAACATGGATTATCAAAGTGCTAGGAAGTTCTTAAAAGGGAAGAGAGTTACTGTTGTGGGTTTTCAGAAATCTGCACTGGATATTGCATCGGAGTGCGCTGAGGCAAATG GGGTTGAACATCCATGCAGAGTTTTATACAGAACTGAACATTGGACTGTCCCTGACTACCTTCCATGGGGGGTGTCTTTAGCATATTTCTATCTCAATCGCTTCGCAGAACTCCTTGTTCATAAGCCTGGTGAAGGTTTCCTTCTCAGTCTTCTGCCAACAATTCTCTCTCCTTTG AGATGGGCATTCGCCAAATTTATGGAAACACACTGCAAGAATAAGCTTCCATTGGCAAAGTTTGGAATGGTTCCCAAGCACAGTTTCCTTCAAGAAATTAATTCTTGTACACTCTCAACAGTTCCAGACAAATTTTATGACAAAGTTGAAGAGGGAAGCATCTTGCTGAAGAAAGCTCCAAGTTTCAGCTTCTGCAAAGAAGGAATTAAAGTCGATGGTGAGGACCAACTCCTAGAGACTGATCTGGTCATATTGGCTACAGGATTTAGAGGTGATGAGAAGCTTAGGGACATCTTTCTGTCTAAATTCTTTCAAGAATGCATCGTTGGGTCCCCTACTTCAGCAATTCCCCTCTACAG GGAATGCATTCATCCACAAATACCACAGCTAGCAGTGCTAGGGTTTTCAGAAAGTATTTCCAACTTGTTCACATCAGAGATGAGAAGCCGATGGGTAGCAGAGCTTCTCGATGGCACATTCAAGATGCCAAGCATAAAGGAGATGGAAGAAGATGTGAAAAAATGGGATCAATATAAGAAGAGATATTCAAGATCATACTACAGAAGATCATGCATTGGAGCTCTTCATATTTGGTACAATGATCAACTCTGCAAAGACATGGGATGGAACCCTAAGAGAAAGAAAGGATTCTTTGCTGAACTCTTCGAGCCTTATGGACCCATGGATTACGTTTCTCCTTCCTGA